A DNA window from Drosophila biarmipes strain raj3 chromosome 2R, RU_DBia_V1.1, whole genome shotgun sequence contains the following coding sequences:
- the LOC108022871 gene encoding uncharacterized protein LOC108022871 isoform X1, producing the protein MHVEKKSELRSLLKSGDKRCKLVEPRNTKSCVWRFFNLVQCDDRIEPYACCKTCGDLLSYSGKTGTGSLLRHRCLHSNSSNDKTVRITKAKTLREPLRVAKPKIETNVASYLGESGALPQKWEEYEQNDEIGEDIKDIIYSEDPLCYSPIHVMEDEGLEQGEKQVTVVTHSSGSGAGSSRPSAASGVQATVVASSSTATNNSAKQLKNNLETSIDRLTTVSEQLSYIIQQNHEEATKDDDYYFALSLVPVMRHLSLSRKMYVRSKIQEILFKESEDSVPSKDE; encoded by the exons ATGCATGTGGAGAAAAAGTCGGAGCTTCGCAGTCTCCTCAAATCCGGCGACAAGCGATGCAAACTTGTGGAGCCCCGGAATACGAAAAGCTGCGTCTGGAGGTTTTTCAATCTCGTCCAGTGCGATGACCGTATAGAGCCCTACGCCTGCTGCAAAACCTGCGGCGATCTCTTGTCCTACAGCGGGAAAACCGGAACCGGGTCCCTGCTGCGCCACCGATGTCTCCACTCGAACAGCAGTAACG ACAAAACCGTGCGGATAACCAAGGCCAAAACGCTGAGGGAGCCCCTGCGCGTGGCCAAGCCGAAGATCGAGACCAATGTGGCCAGTTACCTGGGCGAGTCTGGGGCACTGCCCCAGAAGTGGGAGGAGTACGAGCAGAACGATGAGATCGGCGAGGACATCAAGGACATCATCTACAGCGAGGATCCGCTGTGCTACAGCCCCATACACGTGATGGAGGACGAGGGTCTGGAGCAGGGCGAGAAGCAGGTCACCGTGGTGACCCATTCCAGCGGCTCCGGCGCCGGAAGCAGCAGGCCCAGTGCAGCTTCGGGGGTCCAGGCCACTGTGGTGGCCTCCTCTTCCACGGCCACCAACAATTCGGCCAAGCAGCTGAAAAACAACCTCGAGACGTCCATCGACCGACTGACCACCGTTAGCGAGCAGCTCAGCTATATCATTCAGCAGAATCACGAAGAGGCCACCAAGGACGACGACTACTATTTCGCCCTGAGCTTGGTGCCCGTCATGCGGCACTTGTCGCTCAGTCGCAAGATGTACGTGCGCTCAAAGATCCAGGAGATACTGTTCAAGGAGAGCGAGGATTCGGTGCCCTCCAAGGATGAGTAG
- the LOC108022871 gene encoding uncharacterized protein LOC108022871 isoform X2 translates to MPKGRVSNVWQHYDINEECENFAICRYCGNNISRGGMASNLKGNNTTNLWTHLRHKHSDEVLVSPVQQRSQARMIPIIKKDKTVRITKAKTLREPLRVAKPKIETNVASYLGESGALPQKWEEYEQNDEIGEDIKDIIYSEDPLCYSPIHVMEDEGLEQGEKQVTVVTHSSGSGAGSSRPSAASGVQATVVASSSTATNNSAKQLKNNLETSIDRLTTVSEQLSYIIQQNHEEATKDDDYYFALSLVPVMRHLSLSRKMYVRSKIQEILFKESEDSVPSKDE, encoded by the exons atgccgAAGGGTCGCGTGAGCAATGTGTGGCAGCACTACGATATCAACGAGGAGTGCGAAAACTTTGCGATATGCCGCTACTGCGGCAACAATATATCGCGCGGTGGCATGGCCAGCAATTTGAAGGGCAACAATACCACCAATTTGTGGACGCATCTGCGGCACAAGCACAGCGACGAGGTCCTGGTCAGCCCGGTGCAGCAGCGTTCCCAGGCGCGCATGATCCCGATCATCAAGAAAG ACAAAACCGTGCGGATAACCAAGGCCAAAACGCTGAGGGAGCCCCTGCGCGTGGCCAAGCCGAAGATCGAGACCAATGTGGCCAGTTACCTGGGCGAGTCTGGGGCACTGCCCCAGAAGTGGGAGGAGTACGAGCAGAACGATGAGATCGGCGAGGACATCAAGGACATCATCTACAGCGAGGATCCGCTGTGCTACAGCCCCATACACGTGATGGAGGACGAGGGTCTGGAGCAGGGCGAGAAGCAGGTCACCGTGGTGACCCATTCCAGCGGCTCCGGCGCCGGAAGCAGCAGGCCCAGTGCAGCTTCGGGGGTCCAGGCCACTGTGGTGGCCTCCTCTTCCACGGCCACCAACAATTCGGCCAAGCAGCTGAAAAACAACCTCGAGACGTCCATCGACCGACTGACCACCGTTAGCGAGCAGCTCAGCTATATCATTCAGCAGAATCACGAAGAGGCCACCAAGGACGACGACTACTATTTCGCCCTGAGCTTGGTGCCCGTCATGCGGCACTTGTCGCTCAGTCGCAAGATGTACGTGCGCTCAAAGATCCAGGAGATACTGTTCAAGGAGAGCGAGGATTCGGTGCCCTCCAAGGATGAGTAG